The proteins below are encoded in one region of Salmo salar chromosome ssa02, Ssal_v3.1, whole genome shotgun sequence:
- the LOC106577375 gene encoding B-cell antigen receptor complex-associated protein alpha chain isoform X1, with translation MVAMTFLFLCFWAAGVHGDLSRIQVTLEPDRPSVRVQLSHTASLRCCYSATRGAVETTWFISIQTVNSTYATQGVDRRDNRVTVDGGNLTAAGVMCHTLILREARLNDSGLYQCFLNHSALRHSVYTHGTFLQVYRPMVKILDISESTKNRILAAEGMLLMVVVLLHGTMMLCKTNKLNQLKKKRVKNEENIYEGLNLEECCSTNDQIQRSLVQGPNQDVGNMIMEEEIQLEREALNERGEEKRVGEE, from the exons ATGGTGGCCATGACATTCTTGTTCCTCTGCTTCTGGGCTG CAGGTGTCCACGGTGACCTCAGCCGTATCCAGGTTACTCTGGAGCCAGACAGGCCCTCTGTGAGGGTGCAGCTCTCTCACACCGCCTCCCTGCGCTGCTGCTACTCAGCCACAAGGGGAGCTGTGGAAACCACCTGGTTCATCAGCATCCAGACGGTCAACAGCACGTATGCCACGCAGGGAGTGGACCGGAGAGACAACCGTGTGACGGTGGATGGGGGGAACCTGACGGCGGCAGGGGTCATGTGTCACACGCTCATCCTGAGGGAGGCCCGTCTGAACGACTCAGGGTTGTACCAGTGTTTTCTCAATCACAGCGCCCTGCGGCACTCTGTGTACACCCACGGCACCTTCCTGCAGGTctaca GGCCGATGGTGAAGATTCTAGACATCAGTGAAAGCACCAAGAACAGGATCCTGGCTGCTGAGGGAATGTTACTGATGGTGGTAGTGCTTCTGCATGGTACCATGATGCTCTGTAAG ACGAACAAACTCAATCAACTGAAGAAGAAAAGGGTAAAAAATGAAGAGAATATCTATGAG GGTCTAAATCTGGAGGAATGCTGCTCCACAAATGATCAGATCCAGCGCTCTCTGGTGCAGGGCCCCAACCAAGACGTGGGAAACATGATCATGGAGGAGGAAATCCAACTGGAGAGAGAAGCCTTgaatgagagaggggaggaaaagaGGGTGGGAGAAGAGTAA
- the LOC106577375 gene encoding B-cell antigen receptor complex-associated protein alpha chain isoform X2, with product MVAMTFLFLCFWAGVHGDLSRIQVTLEPDRPSVRVQLSHTASLRCCYSATRGAVETTWFISIQTVNSTYATQGVDRRDNRVTVDGGNLTAAGVMCHTLILREARLNDSGLYQCFLNHSALRHSVYTHGTFLQVYRPMVKILDISESTKNRILAAEGMLLMVVVLLHGTMMLCKTNKLNQLKKKRVKNEENIYEGLNLEECCSTNDQIQRSLVQGPNQDVGNMIMEEEIQLEREALNERGEEKRVGEE from the exons ATGGTGGCCATGACATTCTTGTTCCTCTGCTTCTGGGCTG GTGTCCACGGTGACCTCAGCCGTATCCAGGTTACTCTGGAGCCAGACAGGCCCTCTGTGAGGGTGCAGCTCTCTCACACCGCCTCCCTGCGCTGCTGCTACTCAGCCACAAGGGGAGCTGTGGAAACCACCTGGTTCATCAGCATCCAGACGGTCAACAGCACGTATGCCACGCAGGGAGTGGACCGGAGAGACAACCGTGTGACGGTGGATGGGGGGAACCTGACGGCGGCAGGGGTCATGTGTCACACGCTCATCCTGAGGGAGGCCCGTCTGAACGACTCAGGGTTGTACCAGTGTTTTCTCAATCACAGCGCCCTGCGGCACTCTGTGTACACCCACGGCACCTTCCTGCAGGTctaca GGCCGATGGTGAAGATTCTAGACATCAGTGAAAGCACCAAGAACAGGATCCTGGCTGCTGAGGGAATGTTACTGATGGTGGTAGTGCTTCTGCATGGTACCATGATGCTCTGTAAG ACGAACAAACTCAATCAACTGAAGAAGAAAAGGGTAAAAAATGAAGAGAATATCTATGAG GGTCTAAATCTGGAGGAATGCTGCTCCACAAATGATCAGATCCAGCGCTCTCTGGTGCAGGGCCCCAACCAAGACGTGGGAAACATGATCATGGAGGAGGAAATCCAACTGGAGAGAGAAGCCTTgaatgagagaggggaggaaaagaGGGTGGGAGAAGAGTAA